The DNA segment AATGGGTGGATGTGGCTGCGGCGGCCATCACCACTAGACGTTTTTATTTTTTCTAATAGCCAAATTTTTTCGGATTTGCCTCAAACTGCGTCTTGCATGCAGCTGAGCACAAGTATACCTTTTTTCCGCCAGACTCGGAAACGTGCTTTGCAGTCTTTTCATCAACCATCATTTTGCACACGGGATCTTTGAACACGTTCTGATGAGTGCATCCTCCATAAATAAAGCCTAGGCTGCCGCATGACTGAATATGTGGTCGCTCGTTACAGTCCGGTTTGAGGGCTCTACATCACGCTGAGCCAGTATGGCAAACGTGTCTTCCAGGTCGCAGCACTCACACCTACCTTCGATACACAGAGCTCTAGAATCATGGTCACAACTTCCACACTTACACCTGTAAACCTCAGGCTCAATACCCTGCAATGCTATCGCATCGAAACAATGGATTATTAGCCTAGCGCCTGATTATTCCGGCATGCAGACTTTGAACAATTTTGCGGATGGACCGTACTCAAAAAAGGAAAATTGAGCTAAAGATCCTTTTTTAGGTCCTTAGCTGCGTCTCCCGCCTTTGTCTTTGCCTTGTTGAGCGTCTCGGAGCTAGGCTTGCCTTCTGCATGGTCTTTTGGCCGTATCCGCCTTGGCTCTTACATCCTGCTCAAAGTTTTTTGCGTCCTTTCTGAGATCTGTCACGCAGTTTCCTTCGCGGCATTGTTTAACAACGCTGCTGGGAAAACAGCGTGTAAGATGTCACCTAGAATATTTCAGTCTGCAGCCTGCGCAACTGCACCATCCGACTCTAACTTCTTACTAGATCGTCCATTGCGACCGCGTTTCCTATATCCAATACGCCATTCTGACTATCAATAACAGCTGCCATCAATGGGATTATGTCTGACCATTTTTTGTCAGGATTTTTTTGCAGCAAGAGTACTTTTGCTATGATTCGCTCAGACTACGACCAGCATTTCGCGAAGAGTCTGAACCTTTTCGAGTGTCTGCCTGCCCTTCTGGGTAGTTGCAAAAGTCTGGTCCAATGGCTCGAACTGGACAAGACCCTTCCTAATAAGGAAGGCAGTCGCTTCCTGAACTTGGGACTGAGGTAGGAAAGCTTTGTACATCAGCTTTGTCCTAGTCACTGGAGTGGTCGCTGCGTTTAATATGTCGCAGAGCATCTCAAACCGCGTCCGGTTCGCCATCCGCATTATAGTGAGCTGGCTGATCTTAATTGGGATTTTGTCGAGGGTTATAGAGGTAAAAGGCCTTAGAAGCTAACTGTAAATGCCAACTATTTGATCTTAAAGCCGAGAAGCCCGACAATGGTCGAAAGGAGGAGAGGAGCCTTTGATGAGAAGGCAACCATACTTGAGGAGCATGATTATAATCCCCTCTCCCACGCTATGCTACGCGCTCCGGGTGGATAAACATTACTCTAACAATCAATGATTGGCGCATCAGTATAGATTGTTACGTACGATTTTCTAAAAAGGATGCATGCATCATGTGAAGAGAAGTATTACCCGACTACTTCCCCACGACTCCGCACTGAGCGATCCTGTATGGGACGCGTAGAGGGGGCTTGTTGGTTTGACCCCCTCTATCTCCATGCAGCCGACTTAAACCTGCAAGCAATACGGCGCGTTCAAGGTTTTGTTAGTCAACTTCTATTTCTGTTGCTGTTCAAACAGTACCATGTCATACGTGTCAGGCGACAAGAACTACACCGACCCGCTCAATTCGGGAGCTGGCTCTGCAGGCAGAGTTGGCAGCACAAATGGCGAACCTGCAGAAAACCTAGCTGCGAACCGAAAGACCGCAGTCAAGACTGCCAATCTTTTGGAGGGATTAGATTTTCCCGCCACAAAAGAAGACATAAAGAATCACATAAACAGAAAATCACCTGCGATGGGCAATCGCACGAACGATGTTGTTGAAGCGATTTGGAATAAGCTGGATGACAAGGTTGAGTATCATAGCGCCTATGAAATAGAAAAAGCCGCAGGTCTTGTGAGGGAATCTGGATAACACTTTAGCTCAGGTTCATGTGCAGGAGTCGGGACAAGACCTGTCCCTCCAGACTACAGTGATTCTGGATTCTCTAAAAAACAAGCGCGCTCGGCACCTGCGGATAAATCCAAAAAAATAGTCGGGATGGCCTACTTGATTCGCAGGCCAGAGCACAGCGTATGTGCCGTAATCGATACTTGATCCGTTCCGGTGTTTATCAGGCCAGCCTGCCAGCCCTCTGCCTTGGTTGTCGTCCCTACCACTACAGGCGTGTTTGAGGTCAGAAAGACACTGTTTGGGGTGACCTTTGCAGAGGCATACTTTATTTCGTACCCGCCGTTTACGACTGTATCACCCGG comes from the Nitrososphaera sp. genome and includes:
- a CDS encoding YHS domain-containing protein yields the protein MFKDPVCKMMVDEKTAKHVSESGGKKVYLCSAACKTQFEANPKKFGY
- a CDS encoding winged helix-turn-helix domain-containing protein is translated as MANRTRFEMLCDILNAATTPVTRTKLMYKAFLPQSQVQEATAFLIRKGLVQFEPLDQTFATTQKGRQTLEKVQTLREMLVVV